The DNA sequence GACGAGGCGCCCGAATCCGCCTGACGGGTTGGGCGCCATCCGCTTTGCGGCGCGTGGGTATCTGGATACCATCTTGTCGGGCCAGCAGACGGCGGCGCTTGCGTATCTGCTGGCCTTCGGAATGATTGTTCGCTGGCGCACGCAGATGTACCGGGACTTCC is a window from the uncultured Paludibaculum sp. genome containing:
- a CDS encoding CcdC protein domain-containing protein, which translates into the protein MGAIRFAARGYLDTILSGQQTAALAYLLAFGMIVRWRTQMYRDFRALTGIPGD